A single genomic interval of Asterias amurensis chromosome 1, ASM3211899v1 harbors:
- the LOC139946673 gene encoding vesicle transport through interaction with t-SNAREs homolog 1B-like, with product MSSERFESHQEELRTLFEDLKYRIEFRIPKADGEERKKLIRDAERGLEEAGLVLQEMEEEAKPAPGTYRSQMVAKVRNFRRDMDKISRDLKRASGSGSSRSELFHSQSNFDNQVNAAQSSQRSKLLQGQDTLNRTSQSLDRTHRIAAETDEIGVGIIDELDGQKEQLLNAKDKLENMDSSLGKSKQILNTIGRRIITNKLILVGIILVEAVILGLIVYFKFFASSGSKPTPAPTLKPHTT from the exons ATGTCTTCAGAGCGGTTTGAGAGCCACCAGGAGGAGCTCCGGACATTATTTGAAGACCTCAAATACCGAATTGAGTTTAGGATACCTAAGGCTGATGGTG AGGAGCGCAAGAAGTTGATTCGAGATGCAGAGAGAGGGTTAGAGGAGGCAGGCCTGGTG CTTCAAGAGATGGAGGAGGAAGCCAAGCCAGCCCCAGGCACGTATCGCAGTCAGATGGTCGCCAAAGTCAGGAACTTTCGTCGCGACATGGATAAAATCAGCAGAGACTTG AAGCGAGCCAGCGGTAGTGGCAGCAGTCGCAGTGAGCTCTTCCACTCACAAAGTAACTTTGACAACCAGGTCAAT GCAGCCCAATCATCTCAACGCTCAAAGCTTTTGCAAGGACAAGACACGTTGAACAGAACCTCCCAAAGCCTGGATAGGACCCATAGAATAGCAGCAGAGACGGATGAGATAGGAGTGGGGATTATTGATGAACTGGACGGGCAGAAAGAACAACTCCTGAACGCCAAGGATAAG CTGGAAAATATGGACAGCAGTCTTGGCAAAAGCAAACAGATTCTCAACACCATAGGCAGAAG GATTATAACCAACAAGCTGATCCTGGTGGGTATCATTCTAGTGGAGGCAGTCATCTTGGGACTTATCGTTTACTTCAAATTCTTCGCATCCTCTGGGAGCAAACCAACCCCTGCGCCGACACTTAAACCTCACACAACGTGA
- the LOC139946631 gene encoding son of sevenless homolog 2-like — MGGYNFESDERWKGLFLAALRKVQREVHPSLIVEEAALEYIESLIVRLLSMLVAGQPHTVLDVEERVQRAFPHPIDQWAISDARSALEKGKKKAPLVLPVDKIHPLLKEGLGYRIDSQVSLYLVAVMEYIAADILKLAGNYVKNIRHMEICCQDIKVAMCADKVLMEMFHQDNDEVSRTMALEDTEELDDRTGTLKYEEVVKDMILEETQYIRDLNLIIKVFRRLFTNKPSLFTEQEVEAIFANMLDIHSISVSFLSQLEDAMEMMNDNSSYTAIGECFEEIAEGEEFEPYIPYANQILNKDCRSTLNRLLARPEVVQYLQFHDNFRDAVAYVLPKLLLEPVYHCIHYFDVLKLLLKTSPNEEDKESLRQASGALKTLQTDLERICTTGNLSKRKAGETLRFHRRVASRQFSMQRMNDIQKNIEGWEGRDISQVCNEFIMEGNLGKVHAGKNKKANTERHIFLFDLMIVCCKQNARKSVTSSSPEYRYKERYALGKISLIDKENTDDFKFGFEIKLKDQHPAIIFFAKNQEEKTNWMEALTTLCLRSTIERMLDTILTEEEAQQPLRLPTPEEYKFAEEDSPDNIVFEEGQKSRAGVPLIKGGTLLKLIERLTYHKYADPSFVRTFLTTYRSFCKPQELLSLLIDRFEIQDPPPTEEDRIAMDRGATVVREDLKRFRKEYAQPIQLRVLNVLRHWVDRHFYDFERSTELLPRLMEFIDQVRGKAMRKWAESIKKIVQRRQEADQLIREITFEKDPPTLETHIAKFALEYDLMTLHPIEIARQLTILEADLFRAVQPSELVGTVWTKKDKNITSPNLLKMIHHSNMLILWLEKCIVEAENFEERIAVLTRVIEIMMVFQELNNFNGVLEVVSALNSSAIYRLEHTFRELSPRKKQALEEAKELSGDHYKRYTEKLRSINPPCVPFVGMYLSNILFTEQGNPDFLQSSVEGLINFSKRRKVAEITGEIQQYQNQPYCLRGNPEMRKFFEALDPMGSMCEKDFNDYLYEKSLEIEPRNSKQPPKFPKKFEYSLKSPGLKPTAGRHMSIAGTLRGQTSGSNMELRTSLSSRTTDEESITSPKAMSGGPPSPRTPTTPSNSNVFCENSVFAAVEIGCSGHAGAASGEESPPPIPPRMRIGSNSPTRPMESPEPPLLPPKSYKPPLPPRRNSTHHPPGYLSSQHGAPPTHYTGASTQPFSSSSHQPQHGVNGSSPAVPPRVYRKSPSFSHDLHIRRTASVSSPLSGTLHRREVPSPVPHPTQFDSPWVAKPKGPLTPTLNQSSHSQFANFTCSSMPSDPMQQQPGTLPPQLVQQQKVYPQQQQLQQHSHSYQQQTVQQQPPLLNNQQTLANQPYGEPQHSQPSVPHRLPLGAPPVPLRPHEQHSSQSKGHSVPTEQF, encoded by the exons TTGGCAGGCAACTATGTGAAGAATATTCGCCACATGGAAATCTGCTGCCAGGACATCAAAGTGGCTATGTGTGCAGACAAG GTTTTGATGGAGATGTTTCACCAGGACAACGACGAGGTCTCGAGGACCATGGCCCTCGAGGACACGGAGGAGTTGGACGACCGCACCGGCACGCTTAAATACGAGGAGGTGGTCAAAGACATGATACTGGAGGAGACACAGTACATTCGGGATCTGAATCTCATCATCAAGGTTTTCAGACGGCTGTTTACTAATAAGCCCAGTCTATTCACGGAACAG GAAGTGGAGGCCATCTTTGCTAACATGCTGGACATCCACAGCATCTCAGTATCTTTCTTGAGTCAGTTAGAGGACGCAATGGAGATGATGAACGATAATAGCTCCTACACTGCCATTGGGGAATGCTTTGAAGAAATTGCAGAG GGTGAGGAGTTTGAGCCATACATCCCATATGCAAACCAAATCCTGAACAAGGATTGTAGAAGTACTCTTAATAGGCTACTAGCCAGACCAGAGGTTGTGCAATACTTACAG TTCCACGATAACTTCAGGGATGCAGTTGCCTATGTCCTGCCTAAACTACTACTAGAACCTGTCTACCATTGCATACATTACTTTGACGTCCTAAAG TTATTATTGAAAACTTCCCCTAATGAAGAGGACAAAGAAAGCTTGAGACAG GCCTCGGGTGCATTAAAGACACTACAGACCGATCTAGAGAGGATTTGTACCACAGGAAACTTATCCAAACGCAAAGCTGG CGAGACGTTGAGGTTCCACAGACGAGTAGCATCGCGGCAGTTCAGCATGCAGAGGATGAACGATATACAGAAGAACATTGAAGGATGGGAGGGACGGGACATCAGTCAGGTGTGCAATGAGTTCATCATGGAGGGCAACCTGGGCAAGGTGCATGCTGGAAAGAACAAAAAG GCTAACACAGAGCGTCATATATTCCTGTTTGATCTGATGATCGTATGCTGCAAGCAGAATGCACGCAAGTCGGTTACCAGCAGCTCCCCGGAGTACCGGTACAAAGAGCGTTATGCACTCGGCAAGATAAGCTTAATAGACAAGGAGAATACTGATG ATTTCAAGTTTGGGTTTGAAATCAAGTTAAAGGATCAACATCCGGCAATCATCTTCTTTGCTAAGAACCAGGAGGAGAAAACCAATTGGATGGAGGCACTCACAACGTTATGTCTAAGAAG TACTATTGAGAGAATGTTAGATACTATATTAACTGAAGAAGAAGCGCAGCAACCGCTCAGACTACCCACGCCGGAAGAGTACAA ATTTGCAGAGGAAGACTCGCCGGACAACATTGTCTTTGAGGAAGGGCAGAAGTCCCGCGCCGGGGTACCGCTCATCAAGGGTGGTACCCTCCTCAAGCTGATTGAGAGACTGACATACCACAAGTATGCCGACCCATCGTTTGTCAGGACGTTCCTGACGACATACAGGTCATTCTGCAAACCTCAGGAACTACTGTCTCTGCTCATCGATAGAT TTGAGATTCAAGACCCACCACCTACTGAGGAGGATCGCATTGCGATGGACAGAGGAGCTACTGTAGTACGAGAGGATCTAAAAAGGTTCCGTAAGGAATATGCCCAACCCATACAACTAAG AGTACTGAATGTATTAAGACACTGGGTTGATCGTCATTTCTATGATTTTGAGCGGAGCACAGAGCTACTACCAAGGCTGATGGAGTTTATAGATCAAGTCAGGGGAAAGGCCATGAGGAAGTGGGCAGAGTCTATCAAGAAAATTGTACAAAGAAGG CAAGAAGCAGATCAGCTGATCCGAGAGATCACATTTGAGAAGGATCCTCCGACCCTAGAGACGCACATTGCAAAGTTTGCCCTGGAGTACGACTTAATGACA TTGCATCCAATAGAGATTGCTCGTCAGCTGACCATCCTAGAAGCAGATTTGTTCCGAGCTGTTCAGCCATCTGAACTGGTCGGTACGGTGTGGACAAAGAAGGATAAGAATATAACGTCGCCCAACTTACTAAAAATGATTCACCATTCTAACATG CTCATTTTATGGTTGGAGAAATGCATCGTTGAGGCTGAGAACTTTGAGGAACGGATAGCTGTACTCACAAGAGTGATTGAGATAATGATG GTATTTCAAGAGTTGAATAACTTCAATGGCGTCTTGGAGGTAGTTAGTGCACTTAACTCATCTGCTATTTACAGACTAGAACACACATTCAGG GAATTATCTCCAAGGAAGAAGCAAGCATTGGAGGAGGCAAAGGAGCTCTCTGGTGATCATTATAAGAGGTACACAGAGAAGCTTCGCTCCATCAATCCGCCATGTGTACCCTTTGTAG GTATGTACCTCTCCAACATCCTCTTCACTGAGCAGGGTAACCCTGACTTCTTGCAATCCTCCGTCGAGGGTTTGATCAACTTCAGCAAGAGGAGGAAAGTTGCAGAGATTACTGGAGAGATTCAGCAATACCAGAACCAGCCGTATTGCCTGCGGGGCAACCCAGAAATGAGG aaattCTTTGAGGCTCTTGACCCGATGGGGAGTATGTGCGAGAAAGACTTCAACGATTATTTGTATGAGAAGTCTCTTGAGATAGAGCCAAGGAACTCCAAACAGCCACCAAAGTTT CCTAAGAAGTTTGAGTATTCCTTAAAGTCCCCTGGCCTGAAGCCCACTGCTGGTCGCCACATGTCAATAGCTGGTACCCTGAGAGGTCAAACGTCAGGATCCAATATGGAGCTACGGACATCCCTATCCTCG AGAACGACAGACGAGGAGTCGATTACATCCCCAAAAGCAATGAGTGGCGGCCCGCCGTCGCCTCGAACACCGACCACTCCTTCCAATAGCAATGTGTTCTGTGAAAACAGCGTCTTTGCAGCTGTAGAGATAG GTTGCAGTGGGCATGCAGGAGCAGCCTCAGGAGAGGAAAGTCCCCCACCAATCCCTCCGAGAATGAGGATAGGGAGTAACTCGCCAACAAGACCCATGGAATCACCCGAACCGCCCCTCCTCCCGCCCAAATCCTACAAGCCGCCCCTGCCCCCTCGTCGGAACTCCACCCACCATCCACCCGGGTACCTGTCATCACAGCACGGTGCACCACCAACTCATTATACCGGAGCATCAACTCAGCCCTTCTCATCATCATCGCACCAACCCCAGCATGGAGTGAATGGGAGCAGCCCGGCTGTACCCCCTAGGGTTTATCGCAAGAGTCCGTCCTTCTCTCACGACCTGCATATACGGCGGACGGCATCGGTCAGCAGCCCGCTTTCAGGAACGTTACATCGTCGGGAGGTTCCATCCCCAGTGCCGCACCCTACACAGTTTGACTCACCGTGGGTCGCCAAACCCAAGGGACCCTTGACCCCAACCCTCAATCAGTCTTCGCACTCCCAATTTGCAAACTTCACATGTTCTTCCATGCCGTCAGATCCAATGCAACAGCAACCTGGGACACTGCCACCGCAGTTAGTACAGCAGCAGAAAGTCTACCCGCAGCAGCAGCAGCTACAACAGCACTCGCACTCGTACCAGCAGCAAACTGTCCAACAGCAACCGCCGTTGCTGAATAACCAACAAACTCTGGCGAATCAGCCTTATGGAGAACCACAGCACTCGCAGCCGTCTGTACCGCACAGACTACCCCTGGGCGCTCCCCCGGTGCCGTTAAGGCCCCATGAGCAGCACAGTTCCCAGTCCAAGGGCCACTCGGTTCCCACAGAACAGTTCTAA